The segment GACATTTCAACGGAGACAGATAGGATCTAATGAAATTCACTCTGTTCATCAAGTACACGCAATTTCGATATCACTGTTATCTCGGATCGCCTAAAGAGATTGTACAGAAAACTGAGTTTTTTGACAAACTCGCTTTCCGGGCGACTTTGGGTTTGCTTTTGGGGTGAATTGTGATCTCAACGGGAGGATTGACCACAAAGCTGCAGACAGCACATTTGTATTCGTAGGCTTTCAGAATATTCGCTCGGAAGTTGGAATCTCGTCCTTGCTTCCTAGAAATGTTGCGTTTCTGCTGTTGAGAAATCTGGAGAGGAAATTCAATTCCAACAGTCTGTAAAATGTCCTCATGAATCGAAGAAGGAAAATGGGCATTTAATAGGTTCTGAATGATTGCGGAAACTAGTCTTGTATCATTTTGAAGTTGCTCGACAATGGCTTCGTGGAAACCTCCAGAAACTTCGTGATCAAGGAGCTTCCTTTTGCTAGGACTCTTACCTAGGTTTGGTGCAGTTTGATTGGCATCTACTACCTTCCAAACCTTGTCATTTCGGAGCCTCCAAAACGGGTGTTCGGTTCCTTGGGTTGTTTGTCTAGATCCGAACTCCTGTAGTAATTTTCCAAGATCTTCATCAATCTTGGAGTATGGAATAAGATGACTCCTATCGCGTCGCAGTCTTCCTATTGCATATAGGATTAGTAACGGTTTGTGAGGTGCTCTTGTATCCCCTCGTTTCCATATTTTTAGGTTGTTAAATTTCTGAATAATTTCTTCTCTGTCCATTTTTCATATTTTACTGTTTAAGGGAACCTACGATAATGGAAAGTTGCTACCTCCCTTTTGCTCTGATAAGGCCGTAGATCGCAACCTAGGCTATCAAATCAACCCCTCCCGCTTGGCAAGATAGGCGGACAGGGCGTAATCAACGGGGGTTGCGGTGTCGACTCAATTCCAACTTGTAGTGGTTGATGAAATCGTGCAGATGGCTGAGGTAGCTTTGCCGAATCGCCTGCGGTGTTGCGATGACCTCCTCGTCCGTTTCGGCATCCACGAAACGCGCCACGCGGTCAAACGCAAATTCCAACTCCTGATTGTCCAAAACATGAAAGACAATCACCTCATGTCCGTCATATCGGAGGTGTTCAAGGGCTTTCACAACGGTGTCGGGATCATCCTCGTAGAGGTCGGAGACTAGAATAACCAATCCGCGCTTGGTGAGGCGTTCGGCGATCTGGTGGATGGGTTGCCCCATCTGCGTGAGTTTATTGGTTTGGATCCGTTCAAGCGTCAGCAGGATGGCGTGGAGATGGGCGGGAGAGCTTCGAGCGGGTAGGTATTCGTGGAGGCTTTCGTCAAAGTAGGCGAATCCGACGGCATCCCGTTGCTTTGCCA is part of the Candidatus Poribacteria bacterium genome and harbors:
- a CDS encoding DUF58 domain-containing protein, with translation MQNREGQRYLDPAALAKIGNLELIAKFVVEGFISGLHKSPYHGFSVEFAQYRQYMPGDDIKHLDWKAYGRTNRYYIKQFEEETNLNCYLLLDTSESMTYGSGELTKLQYASYLIASIAYFMAKQRDAVGFAYFDESLHEYLPARSSPAHLHAILLTLERIQTNKLTQMGQPIHQIAERLTKRGLVILVSDLYEDDPDTVVKALEHLRYDGHEVIVFHVLDNQELEFAFDRVARFVDAETDEEVIATPQAIRQSYLSHLHDFINHYKLELSRHRNPR